The Streptomyces puniciscabiei genomic interval ACCGGCGCGCCGACCAGGGCCGGGTCCACGACCAGCACGACCAGTTCGTCCGGGCCGTCGTAGTCGCCGTAGAGGAACTCGGCGATGCGCGGGAGCTGTTCGCGGGTGGAGAAGTGGATGAAGCCCTCCTCCTGCAGGGTGCGGCCACGGGTCGACACCTCATAGGTGCCGCGCTCGCGCGCCGCCTCCCACAGGGAGCGCTCGGTGATGTGGACGATGTGCGGAGGTTTCGGCATGCGGCCACGCTACGGTCTCGGCCGGGCCGCGCGCGTCTGCTTATCCGGCGCCGATGTCGTCGGCGGCGTCCATGACGGGCCGGATCACCACGGGGTAGTCGGTCAGGCCCTCGGGACCGGGGCAGCGGGTGACGCGTTCGGCGATCTCGGTGACCCGGGCCAGGCTCGCGCACTCCAGCAGCCAGTAGCCGACGATCACCTCCTGGGTCTCGCCGTACGGGCCGTCGGTGATCACCGTTCCGCCGTCCTCGCCGCGGGCGACCAGCCGGGTCCGGGCGGGCTCCGCCAGGCCCTCGGCGTCGATGAGTTCGCCCGATTCGGTGAGGTCGTCGTTGAGCCAGCTCATGTAGGCGTACATGGCCTTCAGCTGTACCTGGGTCCAGGCAGGGGCGTGCGGGGTGGCCCTGCCGCTCATCGCGTCGTAGTCCGCCTGCGTACCCTGCACCATCACCAGGTACTTCATGGTCCGCTCCTTCGGCTCGAGACTCCCGGCCCGGCTCAGGATTTCTCGGCCGCGGATTCACCGGGGCGCGGATGCTCGGTCACGTCGGGCGGAGCCGCGGGCTCGACGGGCTGCCCGTAGGCCGCGCAGCCCGGGTTGCGGCAGGGGCCGGGACCCCACACCGGTACCCAGGCGCCGAGCGTCTTGCGCCGTCCGACGACCGTGTCGACGGGCTGTCCGCAGACGGGACAGACGTGGCCCTCGCTGTCCATGTCCTCAGGGTAGGGCGGGCGGGGGACCGGCGCTTCCCGCGGCACGTCGGCATGCACCCAGGAAACGAGCCCCGCGCATCGTGGGGTTGCGCGGGGCTCGGCGGGCCGGAGCCCCGGAGTCCGTGCGGGGTCAGGGAGCCGCACGGGCCCGGGACTCCGGGGTCTTCCCGGCTGCCGGGGCTGCGGCGCTCAGCTGCTGCGCCGGGTCACGAACTCGGCGAGCGCCAGCAGACCGCCCGCCGCCTCCGGGACGGGGACCGCGCGGGACAGCTCCTGCACGGCGCGGGCCATCCGGTCGGCCGCCTCGGCCTGCGCCCAGTCCCGGCCGCCGGCCCGCTCCACGGCCTGGGCCGTCAGCGCGATGCCCTCGACGTCACCGGTGACGTACGGCTTCCCGTACAGCCCGGCGAGTTCGGCCGCGGCCTCGGTGCCGGAGGACAGGGCCGCCACCACGGGCAGGGACTTCTTGCGGGCGGCGAGATCGGCACCGGCCGGCTTTCCGGTGTGGCGGGGGTCGCCCCATATCCCGATGACGTCGTCGATCAGCTGGAAGGCGAGCCCCGCCTGACGGCCGAAGCCGTCGAGTGCCGCCACGTCGTCCGGGCCGGCGCCCGCGTACAGCGCCCCGAGGGCGCAGGCGCAGCCGAGCAGGGCGCCGGTCTTCGCCTCGGCCATGGCGAGCACCTCGTCGAGGGTGACCTCGTCCGGGCCTCGGTGCTCCATGTCCGTGTCGGTGTGCTGGCCTGCGCACAGCTCCACGACACAGTCCGCGAGCCGGGCCGCCGCCGGGCGGGCGGCCGGGTGCGGGTCCTCGGCGAGCAGCCGCAGGGCCAGCGCCTGCAGGGCGTCACCGGCGAGGATCGCGTCGGCGTCGCCGAACACGGTCCAGGCGGTGGGACGGTGCCGGCGGGAGGTGTCCCGGTCCATCACGTCGTCGTGCAACAGCGTGAAGTTGTGGATCAGTTCGACCGCCACGGCCGCCCGGACCGCCGCCGTACGGGCCGCGGGTCCGCCGAGGGCCGAGGCCGCGGCCAGGACGAGCGCGGGCCGTATCGCCTTGCCCGCCCTGCCGGTCGCCGGGGTGCCGTCCGCGTGCTGCCAGCCGAAGTGGTAGAGCGCGATCCGGCGCATGGGGGCGGGCAGCGACTCCAGGGCCGCCCGCAGCTCCGGGTCGACGACGGCCCGGGTGCGCTCCAGCAGCGCCGCTGCCTCCTGTCCTTCGACCTGCCCGTCGAGCGGGCCGGCACCGGCGGTCCTCCCCCGGCGTTCCCCCGCCGTGCCGTGGTGCGGCACGGCGGGGGAACGCTGTTCGGTCTCCGTCATGAACTCGGCCATGTCTCCCCCTCGCCAGGTCCGCGGACACCGGCGTCGCCGGCCCGGCCGGACGCATATTCCGAGGGTCTACCCTGCCCGGCGGGCGGGGACACGGCCGCGAAGTGCGGAAACGTCACCTCCACCGGCCGATCTCGACGTTCTCCAGCACGCCGAGCGCGTCGGGTACCAGCACGGCGGCCGAGTAGTAGGCCGTCACCAGGTACTTGATGATGGCCTGTTCGTTGATGCCCATGAAGCGGACGGACAGGCTCGGCTCGATCTCGTCCGGGATGCCCGACTGCCTGAGGCCGATGACACCCTGGTCCTGCTCACCCGTACGCATCGCGATGATCGAGGTCGTGCGCTCGGGGGTGACCGGGATCTTGCCGCACGGGTAGATCGGCACGCCGCGCCAGGTCGGGATGCGGTTGCCGCCGATCTCGACGGTCTCCGGGACCAGTCCCCGCTTGTTCAGCTCGCGCCCGAACGCGGCGATCGCGCGCGGGTGGGCCAGGAACAGCTTGGTGCTGCGCCGGCGGCTGAGCAGCTCGTCCATGTCGTCCGGGCTGGGCACGCCGTCGTGCGGCTGGATCCGCTGGTCGTACTCGCAGTTGTGGAGCAGGCCGAAGTCGCGGTTGTTGATCAGCTCGTGCTCCTGGCGCTCCTTGAGCGCCTCGACGGTGAGCCTGAGCTGCTGCTCGGTCTGGTTCATCGGCTGGTTGTAGAGATCGGCCACGCGCGTGTGGATGCGCAGCACGGTCTGGGCGATGCTCAGCTCGTACTCACGGGGCCGCGCCTCGTAGTCCACGAAGGTGTGCGGGATGTCGGGCTCGCCGGAGTGGCCGGCCGCCAGCTCGACCGCCTTCTCGCCGTACTTGTTGGTCCGCTGCTCCGGCACCGAGCGCAGCCGCTCGAGGTGGTCGCGCAGGGTGTCCGCGCGCTCGGCGACCTGCTGGAAGTCCTGGCGGCCGAGGACCAGCACGGTGGTCGCGGTGGCCGCTCGGACGGTGTACTCCCAGATGGCCTCCGGGTCGAGCAGCGCCTGGTCGCCGAAGTAGGCGCCGTCGGCGAGGACTCCGAGGACCGCGTCGTCGCCGTAGGGGCCGGTGCCGATCTTCTCGACCCTGCCGTGGGCCAGCAGGTACACCTCGCCCGTCTGGTTGCCGAAGTCGGCGATCACCTCGCCGGGCGCGAAGTCGCGCTGACGGCAGCGCCGGGCGAGCTCCGTCAGCACCTCCTCGTCCTCGTAACCGCGCAGGGCCGGCAGCTCGCCGAGTTCGGCCGGGATGACCTCGACCTGGTCCCCGGTCTTGACGAAGGTGATGCGGCCGTCGCCGACGGAGTACGTCAGCCGCCGGTTCACCCGGTACGTGCCGCCCTGTACGTCCACCCACGGGAGTGTGCGCAGCAGCCAGCGGGAGCTGATCTCCTGCATCTGTGGAACAGACTTGGTGGTGGTGGCCAGGTTCCGCGCGGCCGCGGTCCCGAGGGACTGCTGTGGCCTGCCCTGTTCCGTGCGGACCTCTTCGCCTACCGACATAGAGAATTGCCTCCCAGGTATGCCCGGCGCCGAATCGCAGGGGGCACCGGTCTCGGCACCGAGCCTTCCATCACGCACCGTGGCCGCACCATTACCCGAAAGAGCGGGAATGGATCATCGGATGAGTGGGCAGGAAGAGGGACCTCGACCCCTCATCCATCCCCCACCCAGGTGACAATGAAGCCGTGACCAGCAGCGACCCGCTCACCCCCCGCCTGCCCTCCCCTCTCCAGGAGGTACGGGACGAACGGTTCGAGCGGCGCGGTCTCCGGCTCCTGCTCAAGCGGGACGACCTGATCCACCCCGACCTCGTCGGCAACAAATGGCGCAAGCTCGTGCCGAACATCGACGCGGCGCAGGGCCGCCCCCTGGTGACCTTCGGCGGGGCCTACTCCAACCACCTGCGGGCCACCGCAGCCGCGGGCCGCATCCTCGGGCTGCCGACCACCGGCGTGGTCCGCGGCGACGAGCTGGCCGACCGCCCGCTGAACCCCTCGCTGGCCCGGTGCGCGGCGGACGGCATGCGGCTGCACTTCGTCGACAGGTCGACGTACCGGCAGAAGAACGAGCCGGAGACGCTGGCCGCGATCCTGCGCTCGGCCGGCGCCGAGGAGGCGTACGTGGTGCCCGAAGGCGGCAGCAACAGCGCGGCCGTCCACGGCTGCCGGACCCTGGGCGAGGAACTGCGCGGACACGCCGACGTCGTCGCGGTCGCCTGCGGTACCGGCGGCACGCTCGCGGGCCTGGCCGCGGGGCTGGGCCCCGGGCAGCGCGCGCTCGGCGTGCCGGTGCTCAAGGGCGGCTTCCTGGAAGGCGGGACCGAGGCCTTGCAGGAGAGCGCCTTCGGCGCCCGTACCGGCTCCTGGTCCCTCGACGAGCGCTTCCACTTCGGCGGTTACGGCCGCACGCCCCCCGAACTGCACGCGTTCGCCGAGGACTTCGAGGACCGCCACGGGCTGCCCGTCGAACGTCTCTATGTCGCCAAGGTGCTCTACGGACTTGTCGCCCTGGCGGAGGAGGGTGCCTTCGCACGCGGCACGACGGTCGCCGCCGTCGTCACCGGCCGGCCGTTCCCCCAGGCCCTTGGGCCCGGGCGCTACTCCGCTTCCCGGTAGGCCGCCGCCTCCTCCAGGTCCAGGCGTCTGAGCAGGGCGCGCAGCATCTCGTCGTCGATGTAGCGGTGGTCGCGGAGCTTGACGAAGACCTCGCGTTCGGCGCCGATCATCTCGCGGGAGAGCCGGCGGTAGGTGTCGTCCACCGACTCGCCGGTGACGGGGTTGGTCTGGCCGAGGCGCTCCCAGACAGCGTTGCGGCGGCGCTCCAGGACCGTGCGCAGGCGGTCGGCGAGCGGTGGGGGCAGGGCGTTGCGCTCGTCGGCGAGGAGGTCGTCGAGGCGGCTCTCGGCGACGCGGGAGGCCTGGGCCTGGGCGTTGGCCTCGGCGAGGGTCTCGGCCTGCGGGTCGCGGCCGGGGAACCTCAGCAGGCGGATCAGCGGCGCGAGCGTGAGGCCCTGCACCACGAGGGTGCCGATGACCGTGGTGAAGGTCAGGAACAGGATCAGGTTCCGCTGCGGGAAGGAGGCGCCGCCGTGCACCGTGAGCGGGATGGAGAACGCGATGGCCAGGGACACCACACCGCGCATGGCGGCCCACGACGTCACGATCGGCGCCCGCCAGGTGGGGTTGTCCTCGCGTTCCCGGATGTGCCGGAAGAGCAGGCGGGGCAGGAAGGCCGCGGGGTACACCCAGATGAAGCGGGCCGCGACGACCACGAGGAAGACCGCGATCGCGTACCAGGCGGCGTCGGCCCCGTGGTACGCGGTCAACCCCTTGAGGACCGTGGGCAGTTGCAGGCCGATCAGCGCGAAGACCGCCGATTCCAGCAGGAAGGCGACCATCCGCCACACCGCGTCCTCCTGGAGCCGGGTGGCGAAGTCGACCTCCCACGCGTGGTGCCCGAGGTAGACCGCGACCACGACGACCGCGAGGACCCCGGAGCCGTGGAACTGCTCGGCGACGCCGTAGGCGGTGAACGGGATCAGCAGGGAGAGGGTGTTCTGGAGGAGGGCCTCCGTCAGGTGCGTGCGCAGCCAGTGGATCGGCACCATGAGCACCAGGCCGACGACGATCCCGCCGAGCGCCGCCCGCAGGAACTCGCCGATCCCGCCGGCCCAGGTGGCGCCCTCGCCGACGGCCGCGGCGAGGGCCACCTTGTAGGCGGTGATCGCGGTGGCGTCGTTGAGCAGGGACTCGCCCTGGAGGATGGTGGTGATCCTGGAGGGCAGGCCGACCCGGCGCGCGATCGCCGCGGCCGCGACCGCGTCCGTGGGCGCGACGACCGCGCCCAGCACCAGCGCGGCGGGCAGCGGCAGCCCTGGTACGACGAGGTAGGCGACCCAGCCGACGGCGAAGGTCGCGAAGAGCACGTACCCGATCGACAGCAGGCCCACGGGCCGCATCTGGGCGCGCAGATCGAGGTACGAGCTCTCGGTGCCCTCCTTGTACAGCAGCGGGGGCAGCACCAGGGGCAGGACGACCTGCGGATCCAGGGTGTAGTGCGGGATCCCGGGGATGTACGAGACCGCCAGGCCCACGGCGACCAGCAGCAGCGGCGCCGGCACCGGAGTGCGCCGGGCGGCCCCCGCGATCGCCGCACTGCCCGCCACCAGCAACAGCAGCGGCATCACGTCCATGATCCTCGCCCACCCTCGTTTTCCGCGCGGTCAGCCGCACGCCCGTCGTAATCTGGCAATCATGAAACAGTGCACGCACGCCGACGCGCTGCCGCACCCGGAACCGGAACCGCTCGATGCGACCTGCCCGGAGTGCCTGCGCGACGGCACGCACCCCGTGCAGCTGCGGCTGTGCCTCACCTGCGGCCATGTCGGCTGCTGCGACTCCTCGCCCGGACGGCACGCGACCCAGCACCACGAGACGTCCGGCCATCCGGTGATGAGGACCTTCGAACCCGGCGAGGACTGGCGGTGGTGCTTCGTCGACCACGTGCTCGTCTGAGCGGCTTTCCGTGTGATCGCATTCCCGCTCGACCCCGTTCTCGTGTGACACTGCATGCGGCGGCGGCCGCACGACGGTTCGAGCGTTTGACGTCTGGGTACGTCAACCCGGCGCGCGCTGTTCCCTTTTGGGCCCGCAAACCCTCTAGACACGGAGCGTATACACAGCTTTACTGTGAGTGACGCCAGGGGGGTTGGGGTCCCGGGACAGGAACGTTCGGAGCGCGATAGCGTCACCGCGGAACCGCGTCCGCGTTACCCCGGGGGGCGACCCTCGGCCCCGTAAAGCTTGTACCACCATGGAGGTGAGGGTGTCCCAGATCGCAGGCGAGCCCGCGGCGAACCAGGACTTCGTGGAAGTCCGGCTGCCGGCCGCGGGTGCCTACCTGTCGGTGCTGCGGACGGCCACGGCCGGACTCGCGGCCCGCTTGGACTTCACCCTGGACGAGATCGAGGACCTGCGCATCGCCGTGGACGAGGCCTGCGCGATCCTGCTCCAGCAGGCCGTGCCGGGCTCCGTGCTCGGCTGTGTCTTCCGGCTCGTCGACGACTCGCTGGAGGTCACGGTCTCGGCGCCGACCACGGACGGTCACGCCCCCTCGCGGGACACCTTCGCCTGGACCGTGCTCTCGGCCCTCGCGGGCAAGGTCTCGTCCGCCGTCGACGAGGACAAGACCGTGTCGATCAGCCTCTACAAACAGCGCGGCGCGGGCCCCGGCCCGGCGTGAGGAACGGGGACGGTCCGGTGCGGGACGAAGAGCGCGGCACACGGGAGCTGCCGGCCGGGGACGGGGGTGCCCCCTGGCCGAGCACGGGCGACCTCTCCGGGGAGGCTCCCCGGGACGGTTCCCGGCGCATGGCGGACGGCATCGACGGCATCCCCGAGCAGGCCAGACCGCATCCGGAGGACGACTCCGCGCACACCGCGGGCGACGGTGGCGCGCAGGCCGTACCGCCGGAGGACTCCGGCGGCACCGGAGCCGCCGGCCGCGCGGGGGCCAGGGCTCGGGGAAGGGCTACGGGCGGGACGATGAGCGAGCACGAGCGGTACGCCGAGGACGACGCGCCGAGCGCGAAGCCCGTGCAGGCCGCACAGCACGACCCGGCGGACCGCAGCGGGGCGCGGGCGATGTTCGTGGAGCTGCGCGCGCTGAAGGAGGGCAGCCCGGAGTACGCGGAGCTGCGCAATCAGCTGGTCCGTATGCACCTGCCGCTCGTGGAGCACCTGGCGCGCCGCTTCCGCAACCGCGGCGAGCCGCTGGACGACCTCACCCAGGTCGCCACGATCGGTCTGATCAAGTCCGTCGACCGGTTCGACCCGGAGCGCGGCGTGGAGTTCTCCACGTACGCCACGCCGACCGTGGTCGGCGAGATCAAGCGGCACTTCCGGGACAAGGGCTGGGCGGTCCGCGTGCCGCGCCGGCTGCAGGAGCTGCGGCTCGCGCTGACCACGGCGACGGCCGAGCTGTCCCAGCTGCACGGCCGCTCCCCCACGGTCCACGAGCTGGCCGAGAAGCTGGCCATCTCGGAGGAGGAGGTCCTGGAGGGCCTGGAGTCCGCCAACGCGTACTCCACGCTGTCCCTGGACGTCCCCGACACCGACGACGAGTCCCCGGCGGTCGCCGACACCCTCGGCGCGGAGGACGAGGCGCTGGAGGGCGTGGAGTACCGGGAGTCGCTCAAGCCCCTGCTGGAGGACCTCCCGCCGCGGGAGAAGCGGATCCTGCTCCTGCGCTTCTTCGGGAACATGACCCAGTCGCAGATCGCGCAGGAGGTCGGCATCTCCCAGATGCACGTCTCCCGGCTGCTGGCCCGCACCCTGGCCCAGCTGCGGGAGAAGCTGCTGGTGGAGGAGTAAGGGCCTTACTCGGCGCGGCCCGGTCCCTTGATGCCGAGGGCCCGGGTCGTCTCGCCGCTGACCAGGAGGATTAGCGCCGCCACGGCGACGACCGCGATGGCGATACCGGCCGGGATGGCCATGCTGTCGGCCTTGAGCAGGTTGTAGGCGATCGGCAGCGCCATGACCTGCGTGATCACCGCGGGACCGCGGCTCCAGCTGCGCCGCAGCAGCAGCCCGCGCGCGGCGAGCAGCGGCAGCAGCGCGAGCACGACGAGGGTGACCCCGAGGGTCACGGCCTGCTGCCGGTCGTCCGGGGACCCGGCGAGCCCGAGCACGAGCACCCACAGCCCACCGACCCCGAGGGCGACACCCTCCAGCCCGGCCAGCACAGCGGCATAGGTCAGCCGACGGGGACGGGGTTCCTGGGCGGGGTTCTGCTCACTGCTCACCCCAGCAGGGTAGCGGGGGTGGTGTCAGCGCCCCCGAAGGGGCGGCCCGCACACCGGCGGAGTGTCCAGGCTCACGCCCGTCCCTCTTACCCGATCCCTACCTCACTGTGGGCCCGGTACCCCCCAGTAGGTACGCTGCCATCCATGCGTGCACTTCTCGTGGTCAACCCGGCGGCAACCACCACAAGCGCACGCAGGCGTGACGTGCTGATCCACGCGCTGGCGAGCGAGATGAAGCTGGAGGCGGTCACCACCGAGTACCGCGGGCACGCCCGCGACCTCGGCCGGCAGGCGGCGGACAGCGACGACATCGACCTGGTCGTGGCCCTCGGCGGCGACGGCACGGTCAACGAGGTCGTCAACGGCCTGCTGCACGCCGGCCCCGACCCGGAGCGCCTGCCCGGCCTCGCCGTCGTACCCGGCGGCTCCACGAACGTCTTCGCCCGCGCCCTGGGCCTGCCCAACGACCCGGTCGAGGCCACCGGCGCCCTGCTGGACGCGCTGCGGGAGGGCCGGGAGCGGGTCGTCGGGCTCGGGCTGACCTCGGGCACGCCCGGCACCGAGGACGAGGCGGTCCCGGACCGCTGGTTCACCTTCAACGCGGGGCTGGGATTCGACGCGGGTGTCGTCGGCCGGGTGGAGCAGCAGCGCGAGCGCGGGAAGAAGTCGACGCACGCCTTGTACGTACGTCAGGTGATCCGGCAGTTCCTCGGTGAGCCGAACCGCCGGCACGGCTCGATCACGCTGTCGCGGCCCGGCGTGGACCCGATCGCCGATCTGGTGGTGGCCATAGTCTCGAACACGTCCCCTTGGACGTATCTCGGCAATCGCCCCATGTACACATCACCTAAGGCCTCGTTCGATACCGGCGTCGATGTGCTCGGTCTCAGCCGCCTGTCGACGGCCGCGGTTGCCCGGTATGGCACCCAGTTGCTCACTTCGTCCCCCGAGCGAGGCCCCCATGGTCGACATGTCGTCTCGCTGCATGATCTGGATCAGTTCACCTTGCATTCGAAGGCGCCCCTGCCCCTCCAGATGGACGGTGACCACCTGGGGCTGCGTACGAGCGTGACGTTCACAGGTGTACGCCGCGCACTGCGTGTGATTGTGTGAGCGGAACGGGCAAAAGTCCTTTCACTCGAACGTTTAGGCCAGGATCCACCCCATGGAAGTACGGCTGTGACCCAGTCGACACCGAGGAATCAAAAAAAACTTTCCGGAAGGGGTTGTATCCGTCGCTGAGGTTTGCGAGTCTCTACGTGGCGATCGGGACGGCCCGCAACACCGGCCTCCACTGATCACCGGAACCCCTCTTCAAACCAAGGACCACGCCGGGGAAGACTCGGCGGTCGGCCCTTCACTTGTTGAGGGATTCGTGAAAGCGTTCACATTCACAAGCAACCTGTACGTCATACGTTCAGAGAACCTAGGAGAGGTAGCAGCCATGGACTGGCGTCACAACGCCGTTTGCCGCGAGGAAGACCCCGAGCTCTTCTTCCCCATCGGCAACACCGGTCCTGCGCTGCTGCAGATCGAGGAAGCCAAGGCCGTCTGCCGTCGCTGCCCGGTGATCGAGCAGTGTCTGCAGTGGGCGCTCGAGTCCGGCCAGGACTCCGGCGTCTGGGGTGGTCTCAGCGAGGACGAGCGCCGCGCCATGAAGCGCCGCGCCGCCCGCAACCGGGCCCGTCAGGCCTCCGCCTGACATACCCACCCCTGCTGACAGCCTGAGCTTGGCGGCGCGTGCAGCACGCACGCATCTCCCGCCCCCGAGCCGCAGCGCGCAGTATCCCCCGATGCGCTTAGCGATATAAGCAGAGCAGCAACGAGCACGAGCCTCGGACCAACGGCGGTCCGGGGCTTTTTGCTGTGCCCGCCGGCTTTTGCCGTGCCCGCTCTCGGTATGACGAACGGCCGCCGCCGTACGGCAGTTGGCCTACTTCTGCGCCCGCACCGGAATGTCGAGGATCACCCTGGTCCCCCGCCCCGGCGCCGGGACCATGTCGAAGGAGCCGCCCAGCTCGCCCTCCACCAGGGTGCGGACGATCTGCAGGCCGAGGTTGCCCGAGCGGTGCGGGTCGAAGTCCTCGGGCAGGCCGACCCCGTCGTCCTGGACGGTGACCAGCAGCCGGGCCTCCTTCGTCGTACCGCCCCGGACCGCGGAGACCTCGACCGTGCCGGTGTCGCCCTCCCGGAAGCCGTGCTCCAGGGCGTTCTGCAGGACCTCGGTGAGGACCATCGACAGCGGCGTGGCCACCTCGGCGTCGAGGATCCCGAACCGACCGCTGCGCCGGCCGGTCACCTTGCCCGGCGAGATCTCGGCGACCATGGCCAGCACCCGGTCGGCGATGTCGTCGAACTCCACGCGCTCGTCCAGGTTCTGAGACAGCGTCTCATGCACGATCGCGATCGAGCCGACCCGGCGGACGGCCTCCTCCAGGGCCTCCCGGCCGCGCTCGGAGTCGATGCGCCGGGCCTGGAGGCGCAGCAGCGCGGCGACCGTCTGGAGGTTGTTCTTCACCCGGTGGTGGATCTCCCGGATGGTCGCGTCCTTGGTGATCAACTCCCGCTCGCGGCGCCGCAGTTCGGTGACGTCCCGGCACAGCACCAGCGAACCGATCCGGGTGCCCTTGGGCTTGAGCGGGATCGCCCGGAACTGGATCACCCCGTCGTTGGCCTCGATCTCGAACTCGCGCGGCGCCCAGCCGCTGGCCACCTTGGCGAGCGCCTCGTCGACCGGTCCCCGGGTCGGGGCGAGTTCGGCGGTGGTCTGGCCGAGGTGCTGCCCGACCAGGTCGGCGGCGAGGCCGAGGCGGTGGTAGGCGGACAGCGCGTTCGGCGAGGCGTACTGGACGAGGCCGTCCGCGTCGAGCCGGATCAGACCGTCGCCGACGCGCGGCGCGGCATCCATGTCGACCTGCTGGTCCGGGAACGGGAAGGAGCCGGCCGCGATCATCTGCGCGAGGTCCGAGGCGCTCTGCAGGTAGGTGAGCTCCAGGCGGCTCGGGGTGCGGACCGTGAGCAGGTTGGTGTTGCGGGCGATCACGCCGAGGACGCGGCTCTCACGCCGTACGGGGATGGACTCGACCCGTACGGGGACCTCTTCACGCCACTCCGGGTCGCCCTCGCGCACGATCCGGCCCTCGTCCAGCGCCGCGTCCAGCATGGGCCGCCGGCCGCGCGGGACCAGGTGGCCGACCATGTCGTCCTGGTAGGAGGTCGGGCCGGTGTTGGGGCGCATCTGGGCGACCGAGACGTACCGGGTGCCGTCCCGGGTGGGGACCCACAGGACCAGGTCGGCGAAGGAGAGGTCGGAGAGCAGCTGCCACTCCGAGACCAGCAGGTGGAGCCACTCGAGATCGGAGTCGTCGAGGGCGGTGTGCTGGCGGACCAGTTCGTTCATGGAGGGCACGTCTGCGAGCGTACCCGGACGTTCGAACATGGCCGAAAACCAGCCGCGAGCGGCCCCTGAAACACCCGCGGGCCGCGGCGCCTGGAAGGGACCCTCAACCCTCCCGGCACCGCAGCCCGGAGCATCATCGGCCGTGGGGTGTGCGGTCCCGGTCGGCCGAAGGTCGAGGAGCCGGGGCAGTCAGGGCAGAGAGCTCCGGATCCTCGATCCGCCTTCCTGTGCGGGGAAGACGGAGGCTCGTTCATGGAGAAACATCGTCGTCGATTGTGGACTAGACCACAACCATGTGTCCATGGCCTTGTCGGCATGCACGACTGATGGCACCCGATGCCACGCAGCCTAGCCCGCCGCGGTCAGCCATGGGGCCAGATGGACAGGGCAATTTCCGCGAGTGCTTCCAGATCCGCACGGCTCGCGCCGTCGCGGGCCTGCTGGGACATGCCCTGGATCATCGCGCCGGTGTGCCGGGCGAGGGCGGCGGCGTCGGTGCCGGCGGGGAGGCGGCCCGCCGCGATGTCCGCCCGGATCCGGGACTCGAAGGCGGCGATGTTCGCGTTGCGCCGCTCGCGCAGCAGCTGCCCCACCTCGGGGCTGGTGCAGTTGGTGGCGGCGTGCACGACCAGGCAGCCGTGAGGATGGGCGGCGTCGGTGTACTCGGCGGCGGCCTCGCGCAGCAGGCGCTCCACGGCGGCGCGGGCGGTGGGCTCCTCGGCGAGGGCGCGATCGCCGAAGGCGCCGTAGGTGTCGGTATAGAGGCGCACGACCTCCTCGAACAGCGTCCGCTTGTCACCGAAGGCCGCGTACAGGCTCGGGGCGCCGATGCCCATGATCCTGGTGAGGTCGGCGACGGAGGTGGCCTCGTAGCCGTGCTCCCAGAAGGCCATGAGCGCCTTCTCCAGGGCGGTGGCACGATCGAAGGAGCGCGGGCGGCCACGCGATCCGGAGGTCACCATGGGGGCCATTTTATAGCGGACCTTAGAGAAATGGACCAGTGCGTCCGGGGGTCCGGCTCTGTTAGATTGGTCTAAACCACATAGAGACGCCCAGAGCCCACTTCAGAACGGCAGGCCCAGCGTGGAAGTTGTCATCGTTCCGGACGCCGCGGCGGGCGGCGAGCTCATCGCCGAGGCCATGGCACAGCTGCTGCGACGCAAGCCCGACGCCCTGCTCGGCGTGGCCACCGGCTCCACCCCGCTGCCCATCTACCAGGCGCTGACCGCCAAGGTGCGTTCCGGCGCCGTGGACGCCTCGCGGGCGCGCATAGCCCAGCTCGACGAATACGTGGGACTGCCCGCCGACCACCCCGAGTCCTACCGCTCGGTGCTGCGC includes:
- a CDS encoding DUF952 domain-containing protein; amino-acid sequence: MPKPPHIVHITERSLWEAARERGTYEVSTRGRTLQEEGFIHFSTREQLPRIAEFLYGDYDGPDELVVLVVDPALVGAPVKYEAMEPGGEEFPHVYGPVPADAVVDVEPWE
- a CDS encoding YciI family protein, producing MKYLVMVQGTQADYDAMSGRATPHAPAWTQVQLKAMYAYMSWLNDDLTESGELIDAEGLAEPARTRLVARGEDGGTVITDGPYGETQEVIVGYWLLECASLARVTEIAERVTRCPGPEGLTDYPVVIRPVMDAADDIGAG
- a CDS encoding family 2 encapsulin nanocompartment cargo protein polyprenyl transferase, coding for MAEFMTETEQRSPAVPHHGTAGERRGRTAGAGPLDGQVEGQEAAALLERTRAVVDPELRAALESLPAPMRRIALYHFGWQHADGTPATGRAGKAIRPALVLAAASALGGPAARTAAVRAAVAVELIHNFTLLHDDVMDRDTSRRHRPTAWTVFGDADAILAGDALQALALRLLAEDPHPAARPAAARLADCVVELCAGQHTDTDMEHRGPDEVTLDEVLAMAEAKTGALLGCACALGALYAGAGPDDVAALDGFGRQAGLAFQLIDDVIGIWGDPRHTGKPAGADLAARKKSLPVVAALSSGTEAAAELAGLYGKPYVTGDVEGIALTAQAVERAGGRDWAQAEAADRMARAVQELSRAVPVPEAAGGLLALAEFVTRRSS
- a CDS encoding family 2B encapsulin nanocompartment shell protein; the protein is MSVGEEVRTEQGRPQQSLGTAAARNLATTTKSVPQMQEISSRWLLRTLPWVDVQGGTYRVNRRLTYSVGDGRITFVKTGDQVEVIPAELGELPALRGYEDEEVLTELARRCRQRDFAPGEVIADFGNQTGEVYLLAHGRVEKIGTGPYGDDAVLGVLADGAYFGDQALLDPEAIWEYTVRAATATTVLVLGRQDFQQVAERADTLRDHLERLRSVPEQRTNKYGEKAVELAAGHSGEPDIPHTFVDYEARPREYELSIAQTVLRIHTRVADLYNQPMNQTEQQLRLTVEALKERQEHELINNRDFGLLHNCEYDQRIQPHDGVPSPDDMDELLSRRRSTKLFLAHPRAIAAFGRELNKRGLVPETVEIGGNRIPTWRGVPIYPCGKIPVTPERTTSIIAMRTGEQDQGVIGLRQSGIPDEIEPSLSVRFMGINEQAIIKYLVTAYYSAAVLVPDALGVLENVEIGRWR
- a CDS encoding 1-aminocyclopropane-1-carboxylate deaminase/D-cysteine desulfhydrase, whose product is MTSSDPLTPRLPSPLQEVRDERFERRGLRLLLKRDDLIHPDLVGNKWRKLVPNIDAAQGRPLVTFGGAYSNHLRATAAAGRILGLPTTGVVRGDELADRPLNPSLARCAADGMRLHFVDRSTYRQKNEPETLAAILRSAGAEEAYVVPEGGSNSAAVHGCRTLGEELRGHADVVAVACGTGGTLAGLAAGLGPGQRALGVPVLKGGFLEGGTEALQESAFGARTGSWSLDERFHFGGYGRTPPELHAFAEDFEDRHGLPVERLYVAKVLYGLVALAEEGAFARGTTVAAVVTGRPFPQALGPGRYSASR
- a CDS encoding Na+/H+ antiporter, which codes for MDVMPLLLLVAGSAAIAGAARRTPVPAPLLLVAVGLAVSYIPGIPHYTLDPQVVLPLVLPPLLYKEGTESSYLDLRAQMRPVGLLSIGYVLFATFAVGWVAYLVVPGLPLPAALVLGAVVAPTDAVAAAAIARRVGLPSRITTILQGESLLNDATAITAYKVALAAAVGEGATWAGGIGEFLRAALGGIVVGLVLMVPIHWLRTHLTEALLQNTLSLLIPFTAYGVAEQFHGSGVLAVVVVAVYLGHHAWEVDFATRLQEDAVWRMVAFLLESAVFALIGLQLPTVLKGLTAYHGADAAWYAIAVFLVVVAARFIWVYPAAFLPRLLFRHIREREDNPTWRAPIVTSWAAMRGVVSLAIAFSIPLTVHGGASFPQRNLILFLTFTTVIGTLVVQGLTLAPLIRLLRFPGRDPQAETLAEANAQAQASRVAESRLDDLLADERNALPPPLADRLRTVLERRRNAVWERLGQTNPVTGESVDDTYRRLSREMIGAEREVFVKLRDHRYIDDEMLRALLRRLDLEEAAAYREAE